A portion of the Cydia strobilella chromosome 5, ilCydStro3.1, whole genome shotgun sequence genome contains these proteins:
- the LOC134741365 gene encoding zinc finger protein ztf-16, which produces MSSKGETEADSGTVSPNLPVIKNEPATTASKEETPKRGSTLLKCTTCNTFSTVSSRALTTHMAQCSPDNNNVAAAQADARPHRKLFECDVCNMKFSNGANMRRHKMRHTGVKPYECRVCQKRFFRKDHLAEHFTTHTKSLPYHCPICNRGFQRQIAMRAHFQNEHVGQHDLVKTCPLCSYRAPTMKSLRVHFFNRHGIDLDNPGTGNNSVSLLAAGIANAAYADGSMDASAINALGALGSGLSVSVAAAYSDSGDSNGARSVDNATPPMHYLTPHVEISMADNNETFSPGQSNHLNNSDSRMNGEGGSSPQSGDSAGAVASSSLAQLPAGITPSITLIPIKQEPNAEESGGGESQGEANGDKRGVSSSLSSLIKVSPLKSLLREDLRRRISARGRARGSNSSRVSGSGSASEGGVITSTHGDAALTPASLVCSFCSITFPDSTLYFLHKGCHCDSNPWKCNICGEQCCNVYEFNSHLLSKSHQ; this is translated from the exons ATGTCATCAAAAGGGGAAACAGAGGCCGATTCAGGCACCGTGTCGCCGAACCTGCCTGTAATCAAAAATGAACCG GCAACCACAGCTAGTAAAGAAGAAACTCCTAAAAGAGGCAGCACACTGCTAAAATGCACAACTTGCAACACATTTAGCACTGTAAGCAGCCGCGCCCTGACCACGCACATGGCTCAGTGCTCGCCCGACAACAACAATGTGGCGGCCGCGCAGGCGGACGCCCGCCCACACAGGAAGCTCTTCGAGTGCGACGTCTGCAACATGAAGTTCTCCAACGGCGCCAACATGCGCCGCCACAAGATGCGACACACCGGCGTCAAACCTTACGAATGCAGAGTCTGCCAAAAGAGGTTCTTCCGCAAGGACCATCTAGCGGAACACTTCAccacccatacaaaaagcttGCCGTACCATTGCCCGATATGCAACCGAGGGTTCCAGCGCCAGATCGCCATGCGCGCGCATTTCCAGAACGAGCATGTCGGCCAGCACGACCTTGTCAAAACTTGCCCCCTCTGCAGCTACCGTGCCCCAACCATGAAGAGCCTCCGAGTTCATTTCTTTAACAG ACACGGCATCGACCTAGACAACCCAGGAACCGGCAACAACTCTGTTTCCCTGCTAGCAGCCGGCATAGCCAACGCCGCGTACGCCGACGGCTCCATGGACGCGAGCGCCATCAACGCCCTCGGGGCTCTAGGCTCCGGTCTGTCCGTGTCCGTGGCAGCCGCATACTCGGATAGCGGCGATAGCAACGGTGCCCGCTCCGTTGACAACGCTACACCGCCCATGCATTATTTGACCCCGCACGTGGAGATATCTATGGCCGACAACAACGAGACGTTCTCTCCGGGACAGTCTAACCATCTAAATAATTCCG ATTCGCGCATGAACGGCGAGGGTGGCAGCTCGCCGCAGTCGGGCGACAGCGCGGGCGCCGTTGCCAGCTCGTCGCTCGCGCAGCTCCCCGCCGGCATCACGCCCTCCATCACGCTCATTCCCATCAAGCAG GAGCCGAACGCGGAGGAGTCGGGCGGCGGCGAGTCGCAGGGCGAGGCGAACGGCGACAAGCGCGGCGTGTCGTCCAGCCTGTCGTCGCTCATCAAGGTGTCGCCGCTCAAAAGTCTGCTGCGCGAGGACCTGCGCCGCCGCATCAGCGCCCGGGGCCGCGCTCGCGGTTCCAAC aGCTCTCGCgtgtccgggtccgggtcggCGTCGGAGGGCGGCGTGATCACGTCGACGCACGGCGACGCCGCGCTGACGCCCGCCTCGCTCGTGTGCTCCTTCTGCTCCATCACCTTCCCCGACTCCACGCTCTACTTCCTGCACAAGGGCTGCCACTGCGACTCCAACCCCTGGAAGTGCAACATCTGCGGCGAACAGTGCTGCAACGTCTACGAGTTCAACTCCCACTTGCTCAGCAAAAGTCACCAATGA